Below is a window of Yersinia kristensenii DNA.
GGTACGGGCTTCATCGATCAAGATGGAGTCGACCTCATCCACCAACGCATAATGCAATTTGCGCTGCACGCGCTCTTCCGGACTGAACGCCATGTTATCGCGCAGATAGTCAAAACCAAATTCGTTGTTTGTGCCATAGGTGATATCCGCCGCATAAGCAGCGCGCTTAGCTGGCGCTGCCATATTCGGCAAGTTGATACCGACACTCAGCCCCAGGAATTCAAACAATGGACGGTTATTTTCGGCATCACGTTGAGCCAAATAGTCATTGACAGTGACCACGTGAACACCACGGCCACTCAATGCATTCAGGTAAGCGGGCAGAGTTGCCGTCAGCGTTTTACCTTCACCAGTACGCATTTCCGCGATGCATCGTTCGTTCAGTACCATACCGCCAAGCAACTGCACGTCGAAGTGACGCATGCCAAATACACGTTTACTGGCTTCGCGCACAACAGCAAAAGCCTCAGGAATTAGGGTTTCCAGCACCGCACCTTTTGCCAGGCGCTCACGAAACTCATCAGTTTTAGCGCGTAATTCAGCGTCTGTCAGTTTTTCAACTTCAGGTTCCATGCGGTTGATAAGCTCGACCACTTTGCGCATACGGCGCAGTGTGCGGTCGTTACGGCTGCCAAAAACTTTGGTTAATAATTTGATTAGCATGATTCTTAATATCTCTTACAAGACCACCAAACCGGCGGCCAAAGGTTGTATAAAATTTATATATAAATCAATAAAATAACTAAATTAGATTGGCAGGCCCGGCACGGATACCTTGCACTTGTGCAAGCCAAAGCCCAGGTTTATGTAACGAAAGAACAGGCCGTTTAACCTGCTCAGTATAGCGAATAATAGTGGGAGGTTTGAACTCGTGGGTCAGCAGCGCATTCAGCGTATTCAACAGTGCAAGCTGCTGAATTTGTGATGGTTCTACTTGTTCGGCTTCAGCTACTTCTTGCACCCGCGCATAGGCCGCTTGAGGTGCCAATGCAAATGAAAGGTGACGAATAACCGTGCGCAGTGCATGCTGTTGCCAGTAGTCTACGCTGAATGAAGGGCGACGATGCATATCATGTAGCAATGCCAAACTGTTAAAGTTTGTCGCACCGTAATTCTGACGGCTTTGGCTTGATGATGTGTTCGGTATTGCTGCTTGATCTGGAACGCCAGACAGGTTTGATGGCACGCCAAGACTCGCCGCGACCATCCCCAACAGGAGATGCGGCCAGAAATAACGTCTGCCAAATTGTCGCCAACGATTTAGAATACCGATCACGAGTTTAAAATCCGCCGGAGCCTTGTCAATGCGTGAAAGCCGCCCACAATTATTAGATATCCTGTTCGATGATGCCATTGCAGCTGAAAACGGACCGCTGCATAACGTACAACAACGCGCTACTGCACTGTTAAAACTTAACCGTGCGGTAAAAGGATTGCTCCCTTCACAATTGCAACCGTGGTGCCGTGTTGCCAACTATCGACAGAGTGTTTTAGTGCTAGAGACCGCCAACGCCAGCTGGTTAATGCGCTTACGTTATGAACAACCCGCTTTACTCTCAGCACTACGAGCACAAATTCTACCATCATTGTCTTCAATCGACATCAGGATTAATCCGTCGTTAATGGCCAAGGGCCATAACATGACGCAAGATGCCGTAAAATCATCGCAAAATCCTGAGAAATCGCCACCATTACGTCATTTAAGTTTGGAAAGCGCTAAGGAATTAAGAGAACTAGCGAGACGTAGCCCTGAAAAACTGAGGACAATATTGGAACGATTGGCTGCGCTGGCCGGAGAGAGTGCCAACGCAACCAAAAGTGATGATAAGTAGCTTTAGTAAGCCAATACTGTGGACGGCGCTTTGAATGCCAATGGCATTTCAGCTTCGTCCTGGAACGTCACAAATTCCCATGCTTCTTGTTTAGCTAAAACAGCCTGCAACAGCTTGTTATTTAATGCATGACCAGATTTGTACGCAGTAAATGCGCCAATAATATTATGGCCGCACATAAACAGGTCGCCGATGGCATCGAGCATTTTGTGACGAACAAATTCATCTTCGAAGCGCAGGCCATCTTCGTTCAGCACGCGGTAATCATCTACCACGATGGCACAATCGAAACTACCGCCCAGGCACAAACCGCGGGACTGTAAATATTCGATATCGCGCATGAAACCAAAAGTACGCGCACGGCTGATTTGACGGACGAAAGAATCGGCCGAGAAATCTAAACGGTAACGTTGCGTACTGGAGTCAATTGCCGGATGATTAAAATCAATGGTAAAATCTAAACGGAATCCATTGAATGGAGACAATTCAGCCCATTTATCACCGTCTTCAACCCGCACAGTCTCTTTCAGACGCAGGAATTTCTTCGCAGAGTTTAACTCTTCGATACCCGCATCCAGCAGCAAGTACACAAATGGACTGGCACTACCGTCCATAATTGGTACTTCGGGAGCGTTAACTTCAATAATAATGTTATCAATCCCTAACCCTGCCAAAGCAGCGTTGAGATGCTCAACAGTAGAAATACGCACGTCATGCTCATTGACCAGGCAAGTACAGAGCATGGTATCACGCACGGATTTTGCATCTGCCGGGAAATCAACCGGTGGATTCAAGTCAGTGCGACGATAGATGACCCCGGTGTTAGCCGGCGCGGGTCGCATTGTCAGTGTGACTTTCTTACCGGTGTGCAAACCGACGCCCGTCGCCTGAACAATACGTTTTAAAGTCCTTTGTTTGATCATCGTTTTATCTCGCAATGTTATCCATCCTACCGACCAAGCTTATAACAAGATCGGCGGGACAGTTTAGCACAAAGAGCGGAGATTCCAATTTTTTCGGAAATTAGTCGGCTTGCTTACGCAAAAATGCCGGAATATCCAAGTAATCGGGCTCTTTATTGGTTTGAGCAGTGGGGTCATTGACCACTTTAGCCGCAGGCTTAACTTCCTGAGGTAAAGGTGACATGCCATGCTGCTGGTAACGGTGGTCCATAACAGGCTGAGTCTGCTTGTTGGTAACCAACGTAATTTCAGGGCGTTTATCCATGCCGATACCGGTTGCAACCACAGTTACGCGCAGTTCATCGTTCATTTCTGGGTCTAACGAAGTACCGATAACCACGGTCGCATTGTCGGACGCAAATGCACGGATGGTGTTACCCACAGTTTCGAATTCATCCAAACGCAAATCGAAACCAGCAGTGATGTTGACCAACACGCCACGGGCACCAGACAGGTCGATATCTTCCAGCAACGGGCTGGAAATCGCCATTTCTGCTGCTTCTTCCGCACGATCTTCACCGCAAGCCACACCGGAGCCCATCATGGCATAACCCATTTCAGACATCACAGTACGCACGTCAGCAAAGTCGACGTTCATCAAACCTGGACGGGTAATCAGCTCGGCGATCCCCTGAACAGCGCCTTTTAATACGTCATTAGCTGCACCGAATGCATCCAGTAAAGAGATGCCACGACCCAGAACTTTTAACAGCTTATCGTTCGGAATAGTGATCAGTGAGTCCACGTGCTTGGACAGTTCGGCAATACCCTGCTCAGCGAAAGCCATGCGTTTCTTGCCTTCGAAATTGAAAGGCTTGGTAACCACGGCAACTGTCAGAATACCCAGTTCTTTTGCTACTTCAGCAACAACAGGAGCAGCACCAGTACCGGTACCACCACCCATGCCGGCGGCAATAAAGACCATGTCCGCGCCTTCAAGAGCAGCACGCAGAGCTTCACGGTCTTCTTCAGCTGAATTGCGGCCCACTTCTGGGTTCGCGCCAGCACCCAAACCTTTGGTAATACCGCTACCAATCTGGATGGTTTGGCCAACAGCCGTCTTACGCAGCGCTTGAGCGTCTGTATTAACGGCGAAGAATTCAACACCTTCGATGCGCTCGCGCACCATGTGTTCGACGGCATTACCACCGCCACCACCGACGCCGATGACTTTAATCACCGCGTCATTGGTTAGTTCCATAGGTTCAAACATAGTTTCTCTCCGTTTTGTGCCTGTCGCTTCGAGATCAAAAAATATGTTCAGCATGATCTCTTTGTTGAAACATTAAAACTCTTTTCTCAGCCAGCTATTGATACGTTTAAACCAATTGCCCACTGAGGCACGTTTTTCTACTTCTGACTCACCACTGAGATGAGATTCTTTACCGTAATGCAATAACCCAACAGCAGTGGAGTAATAAGGTTCCTGCGCATAATCCGTCAGTCCGGTGATATTGAGCGGTTGACCGATGCGAACCTGGGCATGAAATACCCGTTGAGCGCATTCAGCCAGACCATCAATTTGTGCCGCTCCGCCCGTCAGCACGATACCGGCTGCCAGATGATGCTTCACGCCTTGCTGACGTAGTTGCTCCTGCAATTGTAAAATCTCGTCATTCACTAAATTCAGCAACTCGGTGTAGCGTGGTTCTATAACCTCTGCGAGCGTCTGTCTTTGCAGACTACGAGGAGGGCGTCCGCCAACACTTGGCACTTCTACACTTTCGTCCTTGCTGACTATCGACCCGAGCGCACAGCCGTGCCGAACTTTAATCGCTTCCGCATCTGTTGGCGGTGTCCCGAAGGCGTACGCGATATCACTGGTGACCACATTCCCGGCGTAAGGGATAACTTTGGTGTGGCGCAGCGCCCCACCGGTATAAACCGCCATATCCATGGTGCCACCGCCGATGTCGACCACACAGACACCCAGCTCGCGCTCATCTTCAGTCAATACTGCATAACTTGCGGCTAAACCGGCGAAAATCAGTTGGTCCACTTTCAGACCACAACGTTCCACCGCTTTAACAATATTCTTCGCCATATCGTTATGGCAGGTAATCAGGTGCACTTTGGCCTGCATCCGCACGCCAGAAAGACCGACAGGATTTTTGATGCCCTCCTGATAATCGATGGCGTACTCCTGCGGAATAACGTGCAGAATACGATGCTCATCACGCACACGTACCGACTTCGCGGTATGCACTACGTTCTCTACATCTTCCTGAGTTACTTCCTCTTCTGAAATAGGAACCATCCCTATTTCATTCTGACAACTGATATGTTTACCCGATAATGCCAAATAAACAGATGAAATCTGGCAATCCGCCATTAACTCAGCCTGATCGATAGCGCGCTGCACGCATTTCACTACCGACTCAAGGTCGTTAACTCCACCCTTATCCATGCCACGGGATGGGCAACTGCCTACCCCAATAATATTGACCATGCCATCGGGCAGAACTTCCCCTACCAATGCGGAGACCTTTGCCGTTCCGATCTCAAGACCTACTACCAGTTTTCTGTCCGTCGACTTGATCATTGTTGTTTTGCCTGTGCCTGATTCTGTTGCGGATTACTGTTCTGCTGGCCATTTACGGGTAGCTCACCACCCTGACTGCCGATAAATACCGGAGCCCAACCTATTGCAGCCCCTGTCTCATATCGCAAATCAACATAACTGACCCGTTTATCTGGCTGCTGTTGCAACATCGGATATAACTCAATGAAACGCTGTAAACGCCCCATCCGGTTATCCCGTCCCAGCTCCAGCCGAACATCATTATCTAAGGCCAACTGCCAAGAATGTCTGGCGCTCATCGCCACCATTTTTAGCTGATACTTATTGGCCGCTAATACCTTGTTTATTGCCCGGTAGCCTTCCAGAACATCTTGTTCACTGCCTTCCGGGCCATACAGTAAGGGCAATTTCTGTTTGCCGACTCGCTCGGACGGCACACTAAATGACCGCCCCTGCTCATCAACCATATGCAAATCATTCCAGCGGGCAAAAGGCACATACTCCACCAGATGGATTTTCAGCTCATCCGGCCATTGTTTACGCACGCTGGCCTGCTGAATCCAGGGTAAACGTTCAATCTGCTGCTGGATGATATTCACATCCTGCGTCATAAAGGTACCCGGTGCGCCCAGTGACAAGATCGCCTGGCGAATATCATCATTGGTGGTGTAATGCCGCTCGCCGGTCACCACCAGCTTCGACAGAGGTAATCGGCTGGCATCTTTCATCCACCCCACCACTACCCAGCCACCCCACAGTATTGTTCCCAAGACCATTAGCAAGAAAATCAGCCCCGCTAATTGGCCTCCGTTACTGCGCCGGGCTGCGCTGTTTTCAGCCGCGCGTTCACGCGCATTCAGAGCAGCTTGCGACATATCAGTCAGCCAACATCAGAATTCGGGCCACCAACTGGGAAAAACTCAACCCATATTGGCGGGCAGCCATCGGCACTAAACTGTGGCTGGTCATCCCCGGTGAAGTATTCACTTCCAGCAGATAAAAACCACCGTCGCTGTCTTGCATGACATCAACCCGGCCCCAACCGCTGCAACCCAGCGCCTGATAAGCCTGTAATGCTAACTCGGCTAATTGTTGCTCTAGCTCAGCACTCAAACCACTTGGGCAGAAATACTGTGTTTCATCAGACAGATACTTGGCTTCATAGTCATAAAACACGCCAGGGGCTTGAATCCTGATGGACGGTAAAACATCCTCACCAAGGATGGCGACCGTGAATTCCGGCCCGCTCAACCACTTCTCAATCAGTACGTCAGTGTCGTGGCGGAAAGCTTCAACCAGAGCAGCATGCAGTTCGCTAGCCCGGTCAACTTTACTCATGCCCACGCTAGAACCTTCGTGACTTGGTTTAACGATTAATGGCAGGCCAAGCTTAGCGACACACGCCGCTAATTCCTCTGACGAAAGTGTTTCAAACTGTTGACGGTTCAGCGCCACATAAGGTGAAATTGGCAGACCTGACGCTTGCCACACCAATTTGGTGCGCAATTTGTCCATGGTCAGGGCCGAAGCCATCACGCCGCTGCCGGTATAGGGTAGTTGCAGGAACTCCAGCACGCCTTGCAATGTACCGTCTTCGCCACCACGGCCATGCAGGGCAATAAAGACCTTATCAAAACCCTGTTCTTTCAGCTGAGTGACAGGGAAGTCTTTGGTATCCACCCCATGGGCGTCGATACCGGCTTCTCTCAAACCGGCTAAAACAGCCTGGCCCGATAGCAATGACACTTCACGTTCAGCAGAGGTTCCACCCAGCAGTACCGCAACTTTCTCAGCCATGATGTTCCTCATCTTTTATTTGTGGCTGCAATTTAAGCTCAGCCAATTTACGAGCAATTTTACCAATGTTGCCAGCGCCCTGAACCAGAATCAGGTCATCGCCATTCAGCACTTGCGCCAACACCTCTGGAACCGTGTCACTGTCTGACACCAAAATCGGGTCTAACTTGCCACGGTTGCGGATGGTACGGCATAACGAGCGGCTGTCAGCCCCTGGGATCGGCGATTCACCAGCGGCGTACACATCCAACATCAGTAAAACATCCACTTGCGACAGAACATTGGCAAAGTCGTCATACAAATCACGTGTTCGGGTATAACGGTGCGGTTGGAAAACCATCACAATACGTTTATCCGGCCAACCAGCACGTGCCGCTTTAACTGTGGCATCCACTTCTGTCGGGTGATGACCATAGTCATCCACCAGCATTGCGCTACCTTCTTTGCCGTTGACAGGTGCCAGCGGGAAGTTACCGAGGAAATCAAAACGGCGACCTGTCCCCTGAAACCCTATTAACGCACGTAGGATGTCATCGTCTTCAATGCCTTCTTCAGTTGCTACTGCAACCGCTGCCGCGGCGTTCAGTGCGTTATGGCGGCCCGGTGCATTCAGGGTTACCGTCATCAACGGTTTATCCAGACGTTTCAGTGTAAAGTGCCCTTGTGGGCCTTCTTGCCGGTAACTAGCAATCTGCACATCGGCGTCATCACTGAAACCATAAGTGGTGATATGGCGACCAACACGCGGCAATAACTCGCGCACCACGGGATCGTCGATACACATCACGGCACGGCCATAGAATGGCAAGTTGTGCAAAAAGTTAATAAAGGTCTGCTTTAAGTTCTCAAAGTCGCCCTGATAAGTATCCATATGGTCGGCTTCGATATTGGTAACAATGGCGACCATCGGCTGCAAATGCAGGAATGACGCATCACTCTCATCGGCTTCTGCAATCAGGTAACGGCTGGAGCCCAAGCGCGCATGAGTGCCCGCTGCTTTGACCAAACCGCCATTGACAAATGTTGGATCCAGACCCGCTTCGGCATAAATACTGGAAACCATCGCTGTTGTGGTGGTTTTACCGTGAGTACCCGCAACCGCAATCCCATGACGATAACGCATCAGTTCAGCCAACATTTCTGCGCGGCGGATCACCGGAATACGCGCCTCGCGTGCCGCGACAATCTCCGGGTTATCCGCAGAAATGGCCGTTGAAACCACCACCACACTGGCATCCAATACATTCTCTGGACGGTGATGGAAATAAATTTGTGCCCCCAATGAAGTCAAATGCTGAGTTACCGGGTTGGGAGCCAAATCTGAACCGCTAATCTGATAGCCTTCGTTTGCCAACACTTCAGCGATACCACCCATGCCGGCACCACCGATGCCAACAAAGTGAATGTGCCGGACGCGACGCATCTCGGGCACGATAGTTCGTAGTTTCGCTAATTGTTGTGTATTCACGTTTTTCTTCACTTTTTTGTCTGTTACATATTCACAGCCCGCATAAATGCGAGCGATAACTATCTTTTCATCACTTACTGGCAGCGACCACTTCGGCGGCAACTCGCTCAGTTGCGTCAGGGATAGCCACAGTTCTTGCCCGCTCGGCCATCGTCAATAAGGTTGCACGATCCCACTCAGCCAACAGGCTGCTGACCGCTTGCGCTGTAAATTGCGGTTGCTCAATAATTTTCGCCGCCCCCGCTTTCTCCAACGGCAATGCATTCCAATATTGCTGCCGGTCTTTATGCTGGAAAGGCACGAAAATCGCCGGTAACCCTGCGGCAGCCACTTCACTGACCGTCAACGCGCCCGAACGGCAAACCACCACATCAGCCCATGCATAGGCGGCAGCCATATCATCAATAAACTCAACAATTTGGTGTTTATCACCCTGCCCTGCTTGCTGATAAGCTTGGAGTACATCGGGCAAAGCGCCTTTACCTACTTGGTGCCAAACCGTTATCTGCTCACCCAGTATCGCGGCAACCTGCGGCAGGGTTTGATTCAGTACCCGCGCACCTTGGCTGCCCCCGATGACTAATACCCGAATCGGTCCTCCACGGCCGTTCAAACGCTCAGCCGGTAATGGCAGCGCCAATACATCGGTGCGAACCGGATTACCCACGACATCTGCATGAGGGAACGCCCCCGGAAATGCCTGTAAAACTTTTTTCGCGATTCTGGCCAACCAGCGGTTAGTCAACCCCGCGATGCCATTTTGCTCATGTAACACCACCGGAATGCCGCACAGCCATGCAGCCAAACCACCAGGGCCGGAAACATAACCGCCCATTCCCAGCACCACATCCGGCTGGTAATCGCGCATGATTTTCTTCGCCTGACGCACCGCGCGGTAAATACGCACTGGGGCGGTCAGTTGGGCCATTAGCCCCTTGCCACGCAAACCAGAAATCTGAATAAAATCAATTTCAATGCCGTGCTGGGGTACCAATGACGCTTCCATTCGGTCTGCAGTGCCTAACCAACGCACCTGCCAGCCTTGCGCCATCAGATGATGTGCCACGGCCAAACCGGGGAAGACATGCCCCCCGGTGC
It encodes the following:
- the ftsA gene encoding cell division protein FtsA, which codes for MIKSTDRKLVVGLEIGTAKVSALVGEVLPDGMVNIIGVGSCPSRGMDKGGVNDLESVVKCVQRAIDQAELMADCQISSVYLALSGKHISCQNEIGMVPISEEEVTQEDVENVVHTAKSVRVRDEHRILHVIPQEYAIDYQEGIKNPVGLSGVRMQAKVHLITCHNDMAKNIVKAVERCGLKVDQLIFAGLAASYAVLTEDERELGVCVVDIGGGTMDMAVYTGGALRHTKVIPYAGNVVTSDIAYAFGTPPTDAEAIKVRHGCALGSIVSKDESVEVPSVGGRPPRSLQRQTLAEVIEPRYTELLNLVNDEILQLQEQLRQQGVKHHLAAGIVLTGGAAQIDGLAECAQRVFHAQVRIGQPLNITGLTDYAQEPYYSTAVGLLHYGKESHLSGESEVEKRASVGNWFKRINSWLRKEF
- the secM gene encoding secA translation cis-regulator SecM; this translates as MIGILNRWRQFGRRYFWPHLLLGMVAASLGVPSNLSGVPDQAAIPNTSSSQSRQNYGATNFNSLALLHDMHRRPSFSVDYWQQHALRTVIRHLSFALAPQAAYARVQEVAEAEQVEPSQIQQLALLNTLNALLTHEFKPPTIIRYTEQVKRPVLSLHKPGLWLAQVQGIRAGPANLI
- the ftsZ gene encoding cell division protein FtsZ, with the translated sequence MFEPMELTNDAVIKVIGVGGGGGNAVEHMVRERIEGVEFFAVNTDAQALRKTAVGQTIQIGSGITKGLGAGANPEVGRNSAEEDREALRAALEGADMVFIAAGMGGGTGTGAAPVVAEVAKELGILTVAVVTKPFNFEGKKRMAFAEQGIAELSKHVDSLITIPNDKLLKVLGRGISLLDAFGAANDVLKGAVQGIAELITRPGLMNVDFADVRTVMSEMGYAMMGSGVACGEDRAEEAAEMAISSPLLEDIDLSGARGVLVNITAGFDLRLDEFETVGNTIRAFASDNATVVIGTSLDPEMNDELRVTVVATGIGMDKRPEITLVTNKQTQPVMDHRYQQHGMSPLPQEVKPAAKVVNDPTAQTNKEPDYLDIPAFLRKQAD
- a CDS encoding D-alanine--D-alanine ligase; amino-acid sequence: MAEKVAVLLGGTSAEREVSLLSGQAVLAGLREAGIDAHGVDTKDFPVTQLKEQGFDKVFIALHGRGGEDGTLQGVLEFLQLPYTGSGVMASALTMDKLRTKLVWQASGLPISPYVALNRQQFETLSSEELAACVAKLGLPLIVKPSHEGSSVGMSKVDRASELHAALVEAFRHDTDVLIEKWLSGPEFTVAILGEDVLPSIRIQAPGVFYDYEAKYLSDETQYFCPSGLSAELEQQLAELALQAYQALGCSGWGRVDVMQDSDGGFYLLEVNTSPGMTSHSLVPMAARQYGLSFSQLVARILMLAD
- the murC gene encoding UDP-N-acetylmuramate--L-alanine ligase; this encodes MNTQQLAKLRTIVPEMRRVRHIHFVGIGGAGMGGIAEVLANEGYQISGSDLAPNPVTQHLTSLGAQIYFHHRPENVLDASVVVVSTAISADNPEIVAAREARIPVIRRAEMLAELMRYRHGIAVAGTHGKTTTTAMVSSIYAEAGLDPTFVNGGLVKAAGTHARLGSSRYLIAEADESDASFLHLQPMVAIVTNIEADHMDTYQGDFENLKQTFINFLHNLPFYGRAVMCIDDPVVRELLPRVGRHITTYGFSDDADVQIASYRQEGPQGHFTLKRLDKPLMTVTLNAPGRHNALNAAAAVAVATEEGIEDDDILRALIGFQGTGRRFDFLGNFPLAPVNGKEGSAMLVDDYGHHPTEVDATVKAARAGWPDKRIVMVFQPHRYTRTRDLYDDFANVLSQVDVLLMLDVYAAGESPIPGADSRSLCRTIRNRGKLDPILVSDSDTVPEVLAQVLNGDDLILVQGAGNIGKIARKLAELKLQPQIKDEEHHG
- the ftsQ gene encoding cell division protein FtsQ; the encoded protein is MSQAALNARERAAENSAARRSNGGQLAGLIFLLMVLGTILWGGWVVVGWMKDASRLPLSKLVVTGERHYTTNDDIRQAILSLGAPGTFMTQDVNIIQQQIERLPWIQQASVRKQWPDELKIHLVEYVPFARWNDLHMVDEQGRSFSVPSERVGKQKLPLLYGPEGSEQDVLEGYRAINKVLAANKYQLKMVAMSARHSWQLALDNDVRLELGRDNRMGRLQRFIELYPMLQQQPDKRVSYVDLRYETGAAIGWAPVFIGSQGGELPVNGQQNSNPQQNQAQAKQQ
- the murG gene encoding undecaprenyldiphospho-muramoylpentapeptide beta-N-acetylglucosaminyltransferase, with product MSGKTKRLMVMAGGTGGHVFPGLAVAHHLMAQGWQVRWLGTADRMEASLVPQHGIEIDFIQISGLRGKGLMAQLTAPVRIYRAVRQAKKIMRDYQPDVVLGMGGYVSGPGGLAAWLCGIPVVLHEQNGIAGLTNRWLARIAKKVLQAFPGAFPHADVVGNPVRTDVLALPLPAERLNGRGGPIRVLVIGGSQGARVLNQTLPQVAAILGEQITVWHQVGKGALPDVLQAYQQAGQGDKHQIVEFIDDMAAAYAWADVVVCRSGALTVSEVAAAGLPAIFVPFQHKDRQQYWNALPLEKAGAAKIIEQPQFTAQAVSSLLAEWDRATLLTMAERARTVAIPDATERVAAEVVAASK
- the lpxC gene encoding UDP-3-O-acyl-N-acetylglucosamine deacetylase, with the translated sequence MIKQRTLKRIVQATGVGLHTGKKVTLTMRPAPANTGVIYRRTDLNPPVDFPADAKSVRDTMLCTCLVNEHDVRISTVEHLNAALAGLGIDNIIIEVNAPEVPIMDGSASPFVYLLLDAGIEELNSAKKFLRLKETVRVEDGDKWAELSPFNGFRLDFTIDFNHPAIDSSTQRYRLDFSADSFVRQISRARTFGFMRDIEYLQSRGLCLGGSFDCAIVVDDYRVLNEDGLRFEDEFVRHKMLDAIGDLFMCGHNIIGAFTAYKSGHALNNKLLQAVLAKQEAWEFVTFQDEAEMPLAFKAPSTVLAY
- a CDS encoding DUF721 domain-containing protein, translated to MRESRPQLLDILFDDAIAAENGPLHNVQQRATALLKLNRAVKGLLPSQLQPWCRVANYRQSVLVLETANASWLMRLRYEQPALLSALRAQILPSLSSIDIRINPSLMAKGHNMTQDAVKSSQNPEKSPPLRHLSLESAKELRELARRSPEKLRTILERLAALAGESANATKSDDK